The Streptomyces sp. HUAS MG91 sequence ATGGCCGGGCCGCCGCCCTCGGTGGCCCACCGGCCGCGCCAGGGCACCGCGTAGTAGGCGGTGTCCCGGTACCAGGTGGTCTGGCAGTGCGCCACGAGCGGCTGTCCGAAGGCGCCTTCGCGCAGCAGCCGGCGCACGTGCGCCGCGCCGGAGCCGAAGCGGTGCTGGAAGACGATCGAGGCGTACGGCGCGCTGTCGGCGCCCGCCTCGACCGCCTCGACGGCGTCGTAGTCCGCCAGCGAGGGGCACGGCGGCTTCTCGCACCACACCCACGCGCCGGCCTTCAGCGCGGCCACGGACTGCTCGCGGTGCACGGCCGGCGGGGTGCACAGCACCACGAGGTCGGGACGGACCTCGGCGAGCATCGCGTCGAGATCCGTCGACGCGTACGGGATCGCGAACTCCTCGGCCAGGGTGCGCACCGCCGCGCCGTCGACGTCGACGGCGGCCACGATCTCCGTCTCGCCCTCCTCGGCGAGCGTGCGCAGCGCGGGCAGGTGGCTGCCGCGGGCGATCCCGCCGGCGCCGACCACGGCCGTGCGCAGCGGAGTCTTCGGACCTTGCGGGGACATGACGGACCCTCTCGTCGGACAGGCGGGGGGAATGAACGCGGGCGAGCGACCCGACAGCAAGCGCTTGCCATCTCTGCGTTCCAACGTTGTAACCGCCATGTCTCCACAGGGTCAACCCTCCGGACGGAATCGACTTCACGCCACCGCCGCACCGTCACAACTCCCCTGTGAGCATGCATAATCTGGAAAACTCCAGGAAGGGGACGGGTTTGTGCGAGCAGTGACACTCAAGGACGTGGCGGAACTCGCGGGAGTCTCCATCAAGACGGCTTCCAACGTTGTACGCGAGGCACCGAAGGTGGCTCCGGCGACGCGGGAGCGGGTACTGCGGGCCGTCCGCGACCTGGGGTACCGCCCCAACCCCTCGGCCCGACGGCTGCGCACCGGGCGCAGCGGGCTGATCGCGCTGGCCGTGCCGCAGCTGACGACGCCCTACTTCGCCGAACTCGCCCACCACGTACGTACCGAGGCGACGGCGCTCGGCCTGACCGTCCTCATCGAGGAGACGCTCGGGGATCCGGCGGAGGAGCTGCGCCTCGCCACGGGAGTGAGCGCGTCACTGCTCGACGGCGTGATCCTGTCACCGCTGCACGTCTCGGCGACCGAACTGGCCCCGGTGGCCAGCGAGGTGCCCCTGGTCCTGCTCGGTGAGCGCAGCTACGAGGCCGAGCGCGTCGGCGCGGACCACGTCCTGATCGACAACGCGGGCGCCGCCCGGGACGCGACGGCCCATCTGGCCGGTCTGGGCCGCACCCGGATCGCCGTGATCGGCGTGGACCGCAAGGGATCGGCGACGAGCCGCCAGCGCCTGACGGGCTATCAGACGGCGCTGCACGAGGCCGGCCTGTCCTTCGATCCCCGGCTGGCGCCCACGATCGGCGAGTTCGACCGGCCCAACGGCCTCGCCGCGATGCGCGCCCTGCTCGCGCTGCCGCCCGCCGCCCGCCCCGACGCCGTCTTCTGCTTCAGCGACACCCTCGCCATCGGCGCTCAACGCGGCGCTTTCGAGGCGGGGTTGAGGATTCCGGAGGACATCGCCCTGGCCGGTGTCGACGGATCGCAGGAGGCCGCGTACTGCACTCCGTCCCTGACCTCCGTCGTCCCCGACAAGGCGGCCATCGCCTCCTTGGCCGTGCGGTGTCTCGCCGCCCGGATCAAGGCCGAGGAACCGCTCCCGTTCGAGGTCCACACAGCCCCGCACGCGCTCCTGGCGCGCGAATCGACGCTGGGCGGCCGTACGGAGGTGAAGCTGTAGCGACTCCACCTCTCTCCTCCATCCCTCTTCCTTTTCTCGTCTGCTTGACGACATGCGACTCCCCATTTAAAGTCAGAGTGACTCTAAGGGGAGGGCTTCGTCATGGCAGACATCACCAAGCGGTTCGGCTGGCGCCACCTGCGTTCCGCACCCACCGCCCACGTACGCCACCACCGCTCGGGGCAGCTGGCCCATGACGGTGCCGGCCTGAGCTTCTGGTTCCGCCCGCTGTCCGCCGCCATCTCCGAAGTTCCGGTGGACGACCGTGAGTTGGCGATGACGTTCCACGCCAGAACCGCCGACTTCCAGGACGTGGCGGTGCAGGCCACGGTGACGTACCGGATCGGGGACCCCGCGGTCGCGGCCGAGCACCTGGACTTCTCCATCGACCCCGACTCCGGCATCTGGCGCGGCGCCCCGCTGGAACAGCTGGCGACGCTCCTGACGGAGACCGCGCAGCAGCACGCGCTCGACGTGCTGGTCCGCACCACGCTGGCGTCCGCGCTCGCCGACGGGGTGCCCGCGGTCCGTGAGGCCGTCGCGACGGGACTGCGCGAGGAACCGCGGCTGCCCGCCACCGGCATCTCCGTGGTCGCGGTGCGGGTGATGGCGCTGCGTCCCGAGCCCGAGGTGGAGCGCGCGCTGCGCACCCCGGCCCGCGAGCGCATCCAGCAGGAGGCGGACAAGGCGACGTACGAACGGCGCGCGGTCGCCGTCGAACGGGAACGCACCATCGCGGAGAACGAGCTGGCCAGTCAGATCGAACTGGCCCGCAGGGAGGAGCAGTTGGTCGAGCAGCGCGGTGCCAACACCCGGCGGGAGGCCGAGGAGCAGGCGGCCGCCGACGCCGTACGCGTCCAGGCCGAGGCCGACCGCAGGATCCGCCTGGCCCGCGCGGAGGCGGAGGCCGCCCGCGAGGCCGGTGAGGCGCGGGCCCAGGCGCAGGCCGCCTGGCTGCGGGTGCACGGCGAGACGGACGTCGCGACGCTGCGCGCGCTGACCGGCACGCGGCTGGCCGAGAACCTGCCGCGGATCGAGAGCGTGACCGTCTCCCCCGATGTGCTCACCGGTCTCCTCGCGCGGTTCGGCGCGGACGGCGGGCAGTCGGAATGAGCCTCGCGCCCCGGGCCGTCCTGGTCCATCGCACCAGCGAGTACGAGGAGTTGGTGGCGCACCACGGGACACACGGGCAGGCGGCGTTCTTCCTCTCGTCCCGAGGCCGTGACATCGCGGAGGTGGCGGAGCGGCACCGGCGGGCGCAGCGCGCGCTGACCGAGGCGGCCGCCGCCGTGCCGCTGAGCTGGCGGCGGGCGCAGGTGGAGCGCGCGGATCTGGACCGGTTCCTGTTCGCGCCGCAGGACGTGGTGGTCGTGGTCGGACAGGACGGGCTGGTGGCGAACGTCGCCCAGTACGTCGGCGACCGGCCGGTCATCGGCGTCGACACGGACCCGGGGCGCAATCCGGGGGTGCTGGTGCGCCACCGCTCGGCGGACGTCGCCCGGCTGCTGCCCGCCGCGCTGGACGAGGGGCGCGGCGTCGACGAGCTGACCATGGTGGAGGCGGTCACCGACGACGCGCAGCGGCTGGTGGCGCTCAACGAGATCTATGTCGGTGCGGCCGGCCACCGCACCGCCCGGTACCGCCTGGGCTTCGACGACGACAGGGGTGTCGTCGAGGCCCAGGCCTCCTCGGGGGTGCTCATCGGTACGGGGACGGGGGCGACGGGGTGGATCCGGTCGGTGTGGCAGGAGCGCGGCGGGGCCGGGGCGCTGCCCCGGCCGACGGACGACCGGCTGCTGTGGTTCGTCCGCGAGGCGTGGCCGTCGCCGGTCACCGGAACACGGCTGAGCGCGGGGGAACTGACCGCGCGGGCCCGGCTGTCGCTGACCGTGGAGTCGGAGCGGCTGGTGGCCTTCGGCGACGGCATGGAGGCCGACGCGGTCGAGCTGACCTGGGGGCAGACGGTGCGGGTCGGGGTGTGTGCCGAGCGGCTGCGGCTCGTCGGCTGAGCGCACCGCCCGCCCACGGGGCTCAGTGCCGGATGACCGACCGGATCCACGCCGACTGCCGGGAGACGTCACCGGCTCCGGCCGTCGCCTCACGGTCGGAGCCGAAGAAGACGCCGAGCAGGGTCTGGGTGCCGCGCGGCCCGACGCTCATCACGGGCCCGCCCGAATCGCCGCCGGCGGGGATGCCCACGATCTTGCCCATGCAGAAGTCGGTGCCGCCGGGCACGGTGTACCCCTCGCAGCGCGGGTCGGCGGGCTTGAGCACGCGCAGCGTCGCCTCTCTGAGCACGGGCGACTGGCAACGGTTCTCGTCGTCGGTGCAGGTGGCGCCCCAGCCCAACTGCCTTACCACGGCGCCCGGTCGGGCCGGAGCGGTGGACAGGCGCGCCACGGGAACGTTCATCGGCGGCACTTTGACGAGCATCATGTCGGCGTCGGCACTGCCCACCCGCTTACCCGGCAGAGGACGCACCAGGGTCCCCCGGCGCACGTCGAGCGCGCCGACGCGGAAGGTGATCCGGCGGTCGGCGACGGGCTCGGCCTGCTCGTAGAAGCAGTGCGACGCGCTGATGATCCACTGCCGGGCGATCGCCGTTCCGGTGCACTCGGGCTTGCCGTCGACGAACATCCGGACCGCCCACGGCCCGTACGTGCTCCGGCCCCCGCCGATCACCGCGGCGGACGGTCCCGCCGTCGCCACGGCACCGGTCACCATCACCAGAACGGCCGACGCGACCGTCCCGGCCCTGCGCACCCACGCTGTAGTCCTTCTCATCCTCATCGAACCGACTCTGGCATGCCAGGACTCGGTTCTCCCGCAGCGGCGGCGGCGAGTTGTGCGTCGGGGCGGGGCGGGGTCCACGACCCGCTCGCCCTGCTCCTCAAGGGCACCTCCGAAACGCTGTCGACCTCGCAGCGCGAATCCAGAGCCCGGCTGTCGGCCCGCACTTGTACTGCTCTTCGCCGAAAGCGTCCAGGTGGAGAAGGTCGGCGACGTCCAGTTCAACGATCCGAGTCGCGGCCGCAGCTACTACACGTCGACTCTCTACGCACCGTCACAGCCCGAACTGGGCGCCGTCGCCGGGGACGAGGACAGCCTGGGGTCCGCTCTGGGAGGCTTCACCTTGCGCGCCGCCGTCCGCTGGGTCCTCGGCGTCGCCCGGGCCGCCGGCGTGGTCCTTTCCCTGGTCGGCATTTCCCTCACTTACGGCCTCCGCTCCTTCTCCCGGCCGGGTGGCACCACTATGGCCGTGCGTGTGACCTTCCTCGGTGCCGGCATGTTCCTGCGGGAGTCCAAGAAGCAGGTGTGCCTGAAGGTGGTGACCGCATCGTCACGCACTGCCCATTTCCTGGTCTCCGTCACTGAGGAGCACGTTCCCGCGTCCCTGGTAGGTCAGCCACTGTGGCTGGGCTGGGACGCCCGACGCGGCACCGAGAGCGGCCGGTCCTCCGGAGGCGACACCTCAGCGGCACTTGTGTCCGACGACGGCTGTGTCATGCACGGGATGAACCACCCTGACGACGACCGGGTGCGGTCGCTGTTCTCGCGATACACCTGGATCAAGACGGCCGCTATCACCGGACCGGATGGCCAGTGCTGATGAACTTCCCAGAAGCTCGCGCATGATCAGCCGCCGGTCTCGGCGGGTCGTCACGTTTGTTCCTGCTCGGGCGAAGGGCCGTTCATGCGGGTCGCTGGGTGTCGGGGGTAGCGGCTGGGTCGTGGAGCAGTTCTCGTACGCGTCGCAGGTCGGGGCGCTTGCCGGTTCCTGCACGGCTGACGGTGAAGATGGACCGGGAGACGGGGTGGAGCAGGGGATGGAGGCTGAGGGAGTCGGTGGTGTCGGGTAGTGCCATGCGAGGGATGAGGGAGGCACCCGCTCCTGCGGCGGCCAAGGCCGCCAGCACGGCGAAGTCGCTGCTGCGGGTCCTGATGTCCGGGACGAAGCCGGCCGCGCCGCAGGCGCGTTGGATCATCTCGTAGCAGGAGGTGTCCGGGCCCGGGGTGAGCCAGGGCAGGTCTGCCGCGAGGGACAGGTCCACCGGCTGGCCTGGCCGCAGACCCAGTTCGCCGGCCTGGCGGGGGTGCAGGGCGAGCAGCACCGGTTCCTCCATGAGGAGGGCCTGCTCGTAGGCGGCGGGGAAGCTGCGTGGCAGCACGGTGTAGCTGTGGACCAGGGCGAGATCGGTGGAGCCCTTGTGCAGTTCGTCGAGGGCTTGGTCGGGTTCCTGCACGGACAGTCGCAACGACAGTTCCGGGTCGGGACCGCTGTCGGCCAGTCGTTGCCACAGGGGTGCGACGAGGGCGCGGGCGGCGGAGGCGAAGGCGGTGATCCGCACGATGCCGCGCCGGCCGCTTCGCAGGGCGGCCAGGCCGGACTCGGCTGCCGCGAGTTCCGTGAGGATGATCTCGGCGTGAGCCACCAGCAGTTCCCCGGCCGCGGTCAGCCGCAGGGTGCGTCCTTGCTTCTCCACCACCGGTGTGCCGGCCTCTTTTTGCAGGGCGGCGAGGTGCTGGGAGACCGCCGGTGGAGTCAGGTGCAGAGCCTCCGCGGTGGCCGCGACGGTCCCGTACGCGGCGAGGTGCTGGAGGATCCGCAGGCGTCGTACATCGAGCACGGTCTATTCCTTCATCGGGACGGGGCTGGGGACGGGTTCACCGTGGCGGGCGTCCTCGCCGTGTGCGGTCAGGGGCTGGTCGGCCGCTGGGCGGCCGGGGGCGTCTGCCCGCTCTCCGCGGCGGCGCTGCGCCGGGCCGCGCCGGTTGATCATGATCACTCCCGCGACGCTGACCGCTCCGCCCGCCAGCTCGATGAGGTGGGGCACCTCGCCCAGCCAGACGAAGGAGATGACCAGGGCCACCGGCGCGACCAGGTACAGAGCGGCGGTGGAGGTGGCGAGTGGCAGGCGGGCGACGGCGTAGGCCCAGATGACGAAGCCGAGCGCGGAGGGAAGCAGGCCCAGGTAGAGCGCGGAGGCCAGGGCGTCGGCCGGCGCCTCCAGGGCCGCGTGCCAGGTGGCGGGGGCCAGTGGCAGGGAGAGGACCATGCCGGCGACCATCGCGTAGGTGGCGACCTCCAGGCCGGTGTAATGACGCAGCAGGGGCTTGGTGGCGACGTGGTACACCCCTTGGACCACGGCGGCGGCCAGAACGACGAGGGCGGAGGCGGTGAACCCGCCAGCACCCCTGGCCAGGCTGACGAGCGCCGCGCCGGCGATCGCGACGACGCTGCCGAGGGCGGTGTTGCGGCTCACCCGCTCCTGGAGGAACAGGCTGCCCAGCAGCACGCTGAAGACGGGGACGATCGCGATCAGCAGGCTCGCCGTACCGGCCGCCACGTTCACCTCGCCCCAGTTGAGCAGGAGCTGGTAGGCGGTGATGCCGGTCGCCCCGCACAAGGCGATCAGAGGCAGATCGCGGGACCGGGGTACGCGGACCTTCGCGAACGGCGCCACCAGCAGCAGGGCCACAGCAGCGATCACGATCCGCAGGAACGACAGGCCTAGCGCCCCCAGGCCGTCCACCCCGATCCGGATGGCGGGGAAGGCCGAGGCCCACAGGACGACGGTGCCGGTCAGGGCGAGAAAGCGAGAAGATATGAGGCTCGGCTGCATGCGGTCCAGCATGCTCGCCCGGAATGAAAAGTTCCATTTAGTCTTTGTGGCGCAATCCGTTAGTCGCGCTTATCCAAGGTGCCGGGTTCACTGTTCGTCATCGCCGTCCTCGGACGCGTAGGTGTCGTCCACCGGGCCGACCAGGGCGAGCAGGTGCGTGGTCCTGTCTGTCCGCCCGTACTCGGTGACCGCCGCGCCCAGCGGGGCCGGGTGCCCCTCACGGCCGAACATCTGCAACAGGTACCTGGTTGGTGATGAGCGACCCGGCCACCCGGAGCATGCCGGGCCAGTGCGCG is a genomic window containing:
- a CDS encoding LacI family DNA-binding transcriptional regulator — its product is MRAVTLKDVAELAGVSIKTASNVVREAPKVAPATRERVLRAVRDLGYRPNPSARRLRTGRSGLIALAVPQLTTPYFAELAHHVRTEATALGLTVLIEETLGDPAEELRLATGVSASLLDGVILSPLHVSATELAPVASEVPLVLLGERSYEAERVGADHVLIDNAGAARDATAHLAGLGRTRIAVIGVDRKGSATSRQRLTGYQTALHEAGLSFDPRLAPTIGEFDRPNGLAAMRALLALPPAARPDAVFCFSDTLAIGAQRGAFEAGLRIPEDIALAGVDGSQEAAYCTPSLTSVVPDKAAIASLAVRCLAARIKAEEPLPFEVHTAPHALLARESTLGGRTEVKL
- a CDS encoding SPFH domain-containing protein; translation: MADITKRFGWRHLRSAPTAHVRHHRSGQLAHDGAGLSFWFRPLSAAISEVPVDDRELAMTFHARTADFQDVAVQATVTYRIGDPAVAAEHLDFSIDPDSGIWRGAPLEQLATLLTETAQQHALDVLVRTTLASALADGVPAVREAVATGLREEPRLPATGISVVAVRVMALRPEPEVERALRTPARERIQQEADKATYERRAVAVERERTIAENELASQIELARREEQLVEQRGANTRREAEEQAAADAVRVQAEADRRIRLARAEAEAAREAGEARAQAQAAWLRVHGETDVATLRALTGTRLAENLPRIESVTVSPDVLTGLLARFGADGGQSE
- a CDS encoding trypsin-like serine protease; the protein is MVTGAVATAGPSAAVIGGGRSTYGPWAVRMFVDGKPECTGTAIARQWIISASHCFYEQAEPVADRRITFRVGALDVRRGTLVRPLPGKRVGSADADMMLVKVPPMNVPVARLSTAPARPGAVVRQLGWGATCTDDENRCQSPVLREATLRVLKPADPRCEGYTVPGGTDFCMGKIVGIPAGGDSGGPVMSVGPRGTQTLLGVFFGSDREATAGAGDVSRQSAWIRSVIRH
- a CDS encoding LysR family transcriptional regulator translates to MLDVRRLRILQHLAAYGTVAATAEALHLTPPAVSQHLAALQKEAGTPVVEKQGRTLRLTAAGELLVAHAEIILTELAAAESGLAALRSGRRGIVRITAFASAARALVAPLWQRLADSGPDPELSLRLSVQEPDQALDELHKGSTDLALVHSYTVLPRSFPAAYEQALLMEEPVLLALHPRQAGELGLRPGQPVDLSLAADLPWLTPGPDTSCYEMIQRACGAAGFVPDIRTRSSDFAVLAALAAAGAGASLIPRMALPDTTDSLSLHPLLHPVSRSIFTVSRAGTGKRPDLRRVRELLHDPAATPDTQRPA
- a CDS encoding EamA family transporter codes for the protein MQPSLISSRFLALTGTVVLWASAFPAIRIGVDGLGALGLSFLRIVIAAVALLLVAPFAKVRVPRSRDLPLIALCGATGITAYQLLLNWGEVNVAAGTASLLIAIVPVFSVLLGSLFLQERVSRNTALGSVVAIAGAALVSLARGAGGFTASALVVLAAAVVQGVYHVATKPLLRHYTGLEVATYAMVAGMVLSLPLAPATWHAALEAPADALASALYLGLLPSALGFVIWAYAVARLPLATSTAALYLVAPVALVISFVWLGEVPHLIELAGGAVSVAGVIMINRRGPAQRRRGERADAPGRPAADQPLTAHGEDARHGEPVPSPVPMKE